Proteins encoded in a region of the Orcinus orca chromosome X, mOrcOrc1.1, whole genome shotgun sequence genome:
- the RAB39B gene encoding ras-related protein Rab-39B — MEAIWLYQFRLIVIGDSTVGKSCLIRRFTEGRFAQVSDPTVGVDFFSRLVEIEPGKRIKLQIWDTAGQERFRSITRAYYRNSVGGLLLFDITNRRSFQNVHEWLEETKVHVQPYQIVFVLVGHKCDLDTQRQVTRHEAEKLAAAYGMKYIETSARDAINVEKAFTDLTRDIYELVKRGDITIQEGWEGVKSGFVPNVVHSSEEVVKSERRCLC, encoded by the exons ATGGAGGCCATCTGGCTGTACCAGTTCCGGCTCATTGTCATCGGGGATTCCACGGTGGGCAAGTCCTGTCTGATCCGCCGCTTCACCGAGGGCCGCTTTGCCCAGGTTTCGGACCCCACGGTGGGGGTGGATTTTTTCTCCCGTCTGGTGGAGATCGAGCCAGGAAAACGCATCAAGCTCCAGATCTGGGATACCGCGGGTCAAGAGAGGTTCAG ATCCATCACTCGTGCCTACTACAGGAACTCAGTAGGTGGTCTGCTCTTATTTGACATTACCAACCGCAGGTCCTTCCAGAATGTCCATGAGTGGTTAGAAGAGACCAAAGTACACGTTCAGCCCTACCAAATTGTATTTGTTCTCGTGGGTCACAAGTGTGACCTGGATACACAGAGGCAAGTGACTCGCCACGAGGCAGAGAAACTGGCTGCTGCATACGGCATGAAGTACATTGAAACGTCAGCCCGAGATGCCATTAATGTGGAGAAAGCCTTCACAGACCTGACAAGAGACATATACGAGCTGGTTAAAAGGGGGGATATTACCATCCAGGAGGGCTGGGAAGGGGTGAAGAGTGGATTTGTACCAAACGTGGTTCACTCTTCAGAAGAGGTTGTCAAATCAGAGAGAAGATGTTTGTGCTAG